The DNA window TATAAATGGCCCTGCATAACTCTGTTCGAGAAAGTGCAAAGGCCGATGCGGACTTTTGACACGTGCGATCTTAATGAAAACAACATGCCATTATCGGAGCCATCTACGTCGAAGTGGTGGAAATGATACCCATTTAGGAAACGATGATCAATATATGAATGGTTTTTCATGACAATATAGCTAACACTTTGGTTGCTAGGCGAGACTGACGAAAGAATGGTACTGGTTTTGACAAATAAGTAGTTTTTGAACAGATAATCGTGTTTTTATAGATTTTGACTACATATTTCCTATTTTTATGCACTTTGACATTATTTTTTATTCATGCCACAGGAGGATAACCAAAGGGTGTTAGGCAGTGttgtcactagtagagaaacgactttcggttcgcacctttagtctcggttgtatTGGAGTTCGGGACTAATGTGAGCATTAGACCCGGGACTAAAATTTACAGGCACCAAAGACCTTTttatcccggttggtaacaccaacagggactaaaagcaaccctttagtctcggttggtgtcatCACCAACCTGGACTAGAGGTCTCCCACTCGGGACTAAAGATCTCCTACGGGTGAATTCAAAAGAAGAGCGCCTAGGACGTTGGCACATGTGGTGTGCAGTTAAGTTGGTAGggaagctacgcgcgaggcaaagCCAGTTGTCAACCGGGATTGAAACCCACCTGTCTACTGGTGTGTTCTCTCTTCTCTGTAGAAAAAGAACGTCCGACGACCCTGCACACATCGGCCAAATAAACGGGATATGAAAATGTGCCTACCTGCAAACACCAGACGTCCAGACACCCAGGGGTCTTATTAAGACTATATTTTTACTACCTACTAGTAGTCTAGCTATATATGTATCTAAACAATATAAGATTAAGCTATATATATAGTCACTGTAGGTTTTAGTTCCTAACAATTAGTGAATGAACTAAGAAACAGTGCTAGACGATATAAATGTCATAAGCCGCCTTTTTATCAACTGCACACATGTGCCGTGCCGCCACTTGTGACCTTATAATAATCAGCTTTAGTCCAGATGTGGCGTCTGCATGCTTGCAAACAGAAGAGGCTATATCTACTTCCTCCTCGGTGCCTATGGATTAAGCAACGCTGTTTCTGACCAATCTACCAAACAGGGCCTCGATCTAAGTCGTACGTGTCTTATGACACCCAAACAACATGATAACATGATACTTTGCATTGCATTGGAGGGATGATGTGTTATTTCTCTGCAAATGTCTTGATCCGATACGACAGTCTAATAAAACCACCTAGAAAATTAAAACGAGATTATGCATCTGGACTAGCCTGCCTAATCTACTAGTCTACGTAACAGTAATAATCAAAGAACACGAGGAGCTAGCTAGCTgaggaaaaaaaaaattaaaagctTCGATCAGGTTGCAATGCCCTCGTCACTGTAGTATTGCTTGAGCCAGCGCGCTATGATCCTCGTCTCCTTCACCCGCACCTGCTTCAGCCACTCTGGGTCATCCTTGCTCGAGAATCTCAAATCCACGTGGTGTGCCCCTGCACATCATGTACACCATATATATGTGTTTTATAAACAATGTCCAAATCTTATTTATCTTATTATTAGACAGGCAAaaacatatgcatgcatggtCAAATATATTACTAGGAAGACATAAAGCTAAATTGCTCACTGACCTTTGGGCTCCACCAGCGCAATGATGCTGTCAGAGATGCTCTTCAGCACGCTGCGAATATAGCcaaaatttgaattcatttttaaGTTGGAAAGATTCTACTATATATTTTCGTCGAATCCGTAGGGGAAAATATATTTTCAGCGAATTCGGCCCATTACCCTCCAGTGCTCCACGGATCGCGCAGCCCGTTGAAGAAGATGATGTTGCTAGCAGATTTCTTCATGACATTCGCAATATCCTGAAACAAAGAAaccattttcatatattttgatttgacaaaaagaaaaaaaaaagtatacCAACAAACCAGAAACTGACGGCCATTTTTCAGCGAGCTGCGACTGAGCCCAGCCCAACAGACGGCCCGGCCGAGTACGAATGTCGTTGCAACTTACGTATCCGCCGAACTCGGTCTCGATCCAGAACGGGCGCGGCGGCAGGCCGGTGTCTTTGCGGCAATCGTCGACGAAGTCGGTGAAGTTGAAGGGCGACGGCGGCAGCACGCTGCCGTCGCGGACGCCGtacgccatcatcatcacctCCGTGCACGACTGCCAGTTCCATCCGTCGTAGAAGCCGTAGGGGTCGTCGTCCTCCGCCGCGCCGAAGCACGACGCCGCGCCCGTGTGGTTGTAGTAGACGTTCATGGCGTCCCGGACCTGCTGGGACAGCAGCAGCAGGGCGGTGGTGCTGTTGCCGTCGTTTCCGTCGCCGGAGCCGGAGCTcgacgccgctgccgccgcctggCGGTCGTCGATGGCGCGGCACATCGAGCGGACGGGGTACGCCGGCAGCGCCGTCAGGAACCCCGATGCCGTCGGGTAGTCCGTCATGGCCGCTTCGGCCACCGCGTTGTCCAGCAGAGACGGGATGTCCTGCACGCTGCTGCCCCTGTATCCatggatgtgtgtgtgtgtgtgtgtgtgtgtgtgtgtgtgtgtgtgtgatcagCAAGCAGATCGGATCGTATAATGTCATCACTTTGATTGGAATCCACTGTTGTTTTGTATGAAATTCGTGCAAAAATCTTGCTTAGTTTTGAGCACTCACTTGCACATGTTGAATGTACGTCTCAGCAGTGCCTGGCCTTCCTTGGTTGCGAGCGCATTGTAGAGAACGTCCCACGACTTCCGAAGCACGTCGTAGCAGTTCTTGCTCTCGCTCTAATCACACACAATTATTAAAACAAGAAAATGAATCCAAAGTTCAGATTTTTCCCGTACAGTATAAAATACGAACGAATCCTGAGGTGTGTACCTTGAAGTCGTCGGTGATGCGGTCGTAGAACGCGTAGGGATCCACGATGCCATAGAAGCTGAGGATTGGCGCGGACGACGCGACGGCGCCCATGACAACATGCGGGTACTTGAGGCGCATCCACGCCGCCAGCATGCCGCCGTAGGATCCGCCGAATACGAGGACGGGCGCCGCGGGCGCGCTGAGGTTGGCCTTGAGGCTGAGCACGAACGAGGCGTAGTCGGCGAGCGCCTGCGCGACGGTGAGGTAGCCCTTGGTGGCGGCGTCCCGGAACGCGGCCTCCCGGGTGCCCCCGAACGGCAGCGACTCGCCGTAGTAGCGGTGCTCCACGAAGACGAGCATGGCGCGGAACCGCGGCGCCGCCTCCCACATGAACCCGGTGTTGTTGGTGAACAGGTCGATGTCGGCCTCGTTGCCGGCGTACAGGAAGATGGGCGCCGTCGGGCCGCCCCAGAACGTGTCGTTGATCAGGTACCGCTGCTGGAACGTCGCGTAGCTCGCCGGTAAGGAGTTGAAGTGGTCCAGCCGCTGCGTGTACCGCCGCGTCTCGTACTGCACCGTCGGCGGTAGGGACACGCCGCCGTCGTCACCCGCCGCCGTCACGTGATGGCTGTGGCGGCGCGCCCATGATGAAACGTAGTGCCTCGCCAGCGTCGGCGGCCGCCGGACGCGAGCTGctccggcggctgctgctgcttggcacgagaagaggagaagaaagaCGGCGGCGATGATTCTCTCCATGTTTGTTGATTAATTAATTAACTGACGGTGAATGGAGACTACGAGACAACGTAGGATATATAGTGACTGACGTCGTTGTAACTAACTGCCGATATGATCCTCAGGTTGTGCCTAAAGAATAGGTAAAAAAATTTCCCTGGATCGCGTCTATAGAGTCTATCCGCTACATACGCGCATCAGACGCCGCCTTCTCCCGTACCACACCACTGCTTCAATTCACCAGTCCTTCGGCTCGTATGCTGACCAGCCTTTCCGCTCGCTACACGCTCGGCTCAGCCTCACCTGCCGCCGCCACTGAATCCCTCATCTACTTTGTGGTCCCGTCGCTTCATCGCTCATCCACCGGCGCCGATGCTTTCATCCCTCCGTGCCTTCCCCTTCACGCGCCGACCTCGTGTGGCGCAGCTTATGGCCATCGACCCGTCGTCCTTGGCAGTCGTCTCCTCCGAGTTCCTTTGCCGCCCCCTCTGCTACAATCAGAGTATGAGACCCACGGCCACCTCTCGTCTGCTGCCGTGAGGTAGAGTTATCAATCCATGATTCCATCTGGTTAGATTCGATATATTAGCTGATGGATTTCTAAAGTCTTGTTTCGAACCTGCAGGTCTGCATTGCAGTTTTCAGCCTCAGTCTAGACTCCAGCGGTTCAACCATTTAGTGGTATGCTATTTTGCCATTTTAATCCTTTATAGATGTTGATCCCTATATGGCCATATGCTGCAAAATTCTACCACAGTAACTCGTGACTTCAGGTGAGAGATCAGTATCAGATAACCCAAATCCAAACAAGAAATTGGACTGCCCACAACCAAAGATTGATGATGCAGATAATGGACAGTACTAGTAGCAGTAAGATTTATGCACcagaattttttttccaaaagaaaAGTTGTCGATTTGATAGCAGGAGCAAATGGCgctgtcattttttttaaatgaatgTTGCTGCTGCATCAGTGGAAGGATATTGAATATCATACAGTGCCTCTGGCATTCTCAAtatcttcctagcttctcttacTGAACTGGTATACTCTGGACAGAACACAAGGGAGTCAAGTTCTGTACACAGGGAGCAACTGTTTCAAGGTCTTAGCTGTTTCAAGATGTCTTCCCAGCTTACTTAACTTGCTCAGAAGTTTGGTACGGTTGAATCAAATAGGTAGAATCAAATAAACCATATATATGGTGGAAAAAGGAGAGATTTATAGAGATAGGATCAGTGTTGATTACTGTTGTGTCAAATGACCTATTTGTAAATGATCTGACATGATTAATTTACAATGTAATTTTTTGAATGTGAAATACATATTCCATTTTGGATGGTTTTGAAGTCTGGAATGCGATGGCTGTGTTAGAATGTAAAACAACAGGATCTTTGTCATCAGTTAAGATGGTGCAGATAATCTCAAATGTACATGGAGCTACAATGAGATTGCCTGCAGTAGGGGCGCCCCCCTCCTGTTttgcctcaaaaaaaaaaaaaaaaaaacaatgagaTTGCCTGACTGATTTCTGAAATAAATGCAAGACTGACATTACTGAAAAAAGGAGTTCTAAGCTGTAGCATTACTTTTTTTTGACGAAACTGGAGGGGCCGCAGCCCCTACAGGAAATTTATTGAAAGGAAAAGAAACAACAGGTCTTTACAAATAGAACAGAGCAGCTCCACACAGGGAGATtaggaaacaaaaaaagaaacaaagaaaataaaaCAAAAGCGAGGACTTAGATCATTTCTAAGGATTCTATCCATTGATCAAACTGTAAAGAGAGACTAGTCCTCACTCTCAGCCCCACAAGTTTCCCTTCTCTGAGGAAGTTGTGCCTGCAATCAAGCAGACTGATTTGATTTGCTTTGAAGATTAACTCATTCCTGGCTGTCCAAATGGTCCAACACATCAGTATGATTGTCTCCATGAAGAACTGAGAGTGCAACTGACTTTTGATTGCATTGAAATTATCAATGATTCCACCAGCAGGTGAAGTTTCCAAATTAAACAGACCCCAGCATTGTTGAGCAAATGGGCAGTGAATGAACAAATGTTCAGATGACTCCTCAACTCCTTGGTTGCACAGCTCACAGTTGTAACTTTCAAGGTGCAAGTTCTTTCTTCTTAGGATGTTTCTTGTACTTAACCTGTCCTTTAAGAGTAACCAGGTGAAGACTTTATGCTTGAGCTGACAAAAGCTCTTCCATATCCAATTAAAAGCTGGGTCATTTGGATGGTGCCCAATCAATTTTTTGTACATTTTTTAAGATGAATATTTGGTAGACCCTCCAATGTAGGCCCAACTATCATCCTCAGTTTCCAGAATCATTGTTTCCATCATCTGCTGGAGTGTTTGCATTTGATTGAAGGCAACTTGGGATAGTGGAAGATTGAACATTTCGGTTAAAGAGTGCAAACTGAAAGCCTTGTTTACTGAAATTGACTTATTTTTTACAAAGGAGTAGCTTTCAGGGAATTACATTTGCAGAGTCTGATTTAGCCATTTGTCTTTCCAAAACATGCAGGATTGACCATTCTTTAGCTGGATGATTGTCACCTCTTTAAACTGTGGGATCAGTTTCAGAACATCTCTCCACCAAAATGATCCTTTTCTGATTTGATCTGGCAGTTTACCATTCTTATAGTGCTTCTCCCAAACCAAGTTTACCCAAGGGATGTCCTTTTTGTTGAAGAATTTATCTAGGTTTTTCATTAGAAGAGCCTGATTTTGGGTTTCAATGTTAATTACACccagaccacctttctctttTGGTAGGCAAACCATTTCCCATGCAGCTTTTGGTTGTGACCTTCCATTGATGTCAGAGCCCCTCCATAAGCAATGTTTTCTGAACTTGTCAATTTGCTTGATAACTGCTTTGGACAACTCAAGAGAACACATGTAATAGGTTGGCAAAGATGAGAAGACtgcattggtgatctgtagcctGCCAGCCTGACTGAGCATTGATGAAATAGCTCCCAGCCTTCTCTCACATTTGTTTATCGGTGGAAGAAAgtcttggatttttttttttgttttgtcagtCCCAAAGGAAGGCCAAGATATGTGAAGGGAAGGCTTCTGTTGGAGCAACCAAAAGTTCTTGCTAGGTGCTCTAACTTTTCCTCTAAGATGTTGATTGTTGATTGGCAGCATCATTAACTTACTGTAGTTGACCCTTAGTCCTGTTGAATCAGAGAAATTCTGGAGCAgagattttagaaaaaaaaaagctgCCTGGGGTCACCTTCCAAGTTGATTAGGGTGTCATCAGCATATTGGATCACAAGGAAGTCCCTTGAGGATTGTAATGGGATTGGCAGTTTCAACAGATTCATGTCTCTGGCTTTATTGATTAATACCTGAAGGTAGTCAGCTGCAAGGACAAAGAGTAATGGGGATAGAGGATCTCCTTGTCTCACCCCTCTCCTACAATGAACTGTTTCTCCAGGGACTCCATTCAACAGAACCTGTGATGTTCCAGAGCTAAAAATATTCTTGATCCATGATATCCATTTCTGACCAAAGCCTTGTGCCTCCATTATTGAGATTATTGCCTGGTGCTCAATTTTGTCAAAAGCCTTCTCAAAGTCCAACTTAAGAATAACAAATTTTTTTTGGAGTGATGACAAATATGTAAATATTCAAATGCCCAGGCTAGACTAGATACAAAAAATAAACAATTCAGTTGTAACATTCCATAATTCATTACAAAGCAACACATATATGCTACTTATTTTCATGATTTGGCAGTCCACCAAATTGTAATTTCCTAGCAGTTGAATGCAGTGTAGCAGCTTCACCAACTCCAAGTAAGAGACTTGTATATCCTCCTTGGATATATGGAGCGCCCATTGTAGAAGAATTCGCATACATATGAAAGTCTGGCATTGTGCCATTAGCATACCCTTTTTGGATCAAAGGAGGAGATATGGTTGAAGATTGCTCGACCCCAGCAGCATGAAGTCCCTGTGTCAAAGAATATAAAACTGTACCTAAAAATTGCCACGAAGTAAGTTAAGGAAAAAAGGAATGGAAAAATAACTCATGTCTTACGATCAATTGATCTGGATCAGCACCATCTCTATTTTCTACAACATCAACTGGAGCTTTTCCTATGGTATGAAAAAATCAGTACAAAAGCAGTCATGGCAGAAACAAAATCAGCTAAGAATGAGTAGGATGAATACCTTTTTCTTatcacttttcttcttttttgtgTTCTTTTCAACTGCGCTTTGGAGCCGTTTATTCTTTGTGCTTTTTACGACCCGAGGAACTCTAAATGATATTGATCCTTTCAATGTGTCTGTGTCACAATTAGTCGAAACTAAATGAACCTCATCTGATTTTTTTGCACCTTGCTTAGAGAATTATCCGCTTCCAAATCCAAATTATCAACGGCTTTCTCCAACTGAACAAGAAGTTCTTTTGACACCGAACACTTCAGTGCAAGGGATGTCGCCTTTCGTGAGACACGTGCAGCATGTGTTTTCATAATTTTCTTTGTACATACTTGTTTCTCAATATAAAATCCTCTTTTAGCATATTTTGTCCATCGGTCTACTACATATAATTTGACGGCAAAttgaaaacatcatttacactgAAGACATTGAAGGCATGCTTGCATAGTGTACCTACATGATAATGATTCAGTTTTACATCTTTATTTATGACAAACTATATTGTAATTTAAAGTGTGTGTACACACCTATGGACTCATACTTCCTGCAGGAACACGTAATGTCCATATCTGCAGTGTTGAAGATGACGGTTGCTCCATGAATAGATTTCATATGTGTAACCATATATGTCAAAACTGAACCATCTGTTTACAACAATTTACAAGAGATTGAGAAATGTAGTTTAAATACTTCTTCAAACTTAGAATACATCCACCTTGTATATGATTCAGCTGTAGTCTTCAACAGAGGCAAATTTGGGCTATAAGTAATCGGGGGTTTTCGATGCGAGTTAAATTCTGTGTCTAACTCATTTTCATGAAGGCTAGTAGAAACCTTCTCACATTCCACAAGGAGCTCTGAAAGTCCGAGTTTCCTACGAAATCTTTTCTTGAATACATTATTCATACCTTCACTCCTTTGAGTCGAGGTCATATCAGCTGTGAATGAGCGAGTCACGGTACAAAATAGCCCACTTTTTCCTCAAATCACATGCATTGGTTCTTCTCAAGGTCATACTACTCAACAATTCATGCCACTTCTGGATGAACATATCTTCATGTCTATCTTCATACACACATCTCTTAAAATCAGGTAGTATCAGGGTGCTTCTGAATTACATGCCCGAGATGTTTAGCGGCATTAAGATAGATGTGCCAGAAACAAACACAATGGCTTGTATTCCTGAATACATAAGCAATTGCTCCTGCCATGGCCATGTCTTGATTGGTGAAAATTGTACTTGGATGTTTTCTAGACATTGCTGGAAGAAAGGTTTCAAAGAGGCAAGAAAATGATTCAATAGCCTCATTAAATATCAATGCAACACCAAAATTATTGTTTAATTATGATGGTTGGTTCCAACAAATGGTGAAAAAGCATTTCAAACTTATTAGTTTGAAAAGTGGTGTCAAATGACATAGCGTCACCAAAGCATGCATAATCCATGATGGATTGACCGTCTAACCAAAAGAAATTAGCTATCCAACTACCTTCCTCTTCAATTTGAATGGCATAAAAAAGGTAGGATCTTCTATTTGCTTATTCTTCAAGTATTCTAATAGTGTTTGtgcatcatttgattctgagtaCTTCTTGCGCTCACGATCAATCTCATTTTTGCGGTCCATCTTTGAGAATGGCATTTTGTCAGATCCTCCATAAAACTCCTTCATAAACTACTCATACACCTGTGTTGGCTTCATTCCAGCTTGTCATATGTGGCCTATCAACATCCTGTCCGCTTCTATAACACGTTGTTGGGATCTCAGCTTATGTGATTTATTTAGACTAGCAAGGTAATGATTGTAATCAAGTACAACCTTTTGCATTGTCCAAGTCCCCGCTCTACTGGCACTAAACTGAACACGTGCATCACAACCTGTCCTTGTACTGTCCTTTGATGTCTGAGTTTCTCCATGTCATTGGCTACTAGAAACAATATATTATTGACATATACTACCATCTCCTCGACGCCTTGTCCGGCTCTTTCTTATACTGAACCCAATAACCCAATATTGACCTCTGATTCGAAAGTCATACCAACTTCAGGAATTATTCCAACTTTATCAACCACCTGTTGTGCAATCGAATGAGAATTAAAGCTATATTGCCACAATATATTTATAATTTTCTTCACCCTATTTAGAGAAGAAAAAGATTGTTACCTTATCTAGTACTCCATCTATCACTTCTTCAGGTACCACATGATGGAGTGCTTTGTCAGTCGATAGCAACAGCAGTGTTCTATACAGTATAATATGCACACATTTATACATGATGAAACTACACAACGCAATCGCCTATTGGCCAACACACTTTAGGATAGTCTCACCCTAGCCCTAAAAAGGAGCAGGCCCATGCACACCTCGTGGCATGGCAGCCAAAATCTCCAGCGTCTCAGCAACTCCGATCTCGCCAACAGTCTCGAACTCATAGGCATGGACCAGGCCTTGAGGCTAGACAGATCAAGAAAGGATACAGAGGACAAATAATCTGCCACCATGAATCGAGCTCCATATAGAGAAGCAGAAGCCACGACCCTCCACCACTGTATGACGTCGCATTATTCTCACAACAAATGGTGCTCGATGCTTGGCCCACGGCGCGCTGCAGCTCTCTATGCTCGTGTCGGCGCACACATCCTCCAACTCCTCCATTTGCTCCGTCGGCTGCACAATACAGGCTCTAGCTGATGTGCCCGAATAATTGGTCGCCCCCTATTTGCTAGCCTACA is part of the Miscanthus floridulus cultivar M001 chromosome 9, ASM1932011v1, whole genome shotgun sequence genome and encodes:
- the LOC136481513 gene encoding uncharacterized protein, which gives rise to MERIIAAVFLLLFSCQAAAAAGAARVRRPPTLARHYVSSWARRHSHHVTAAGDDGGVSLPPTVQYETRRYTQRLDHFNSLPASYATFQQRYLINDTFWGGPTAPIFLYAGNEADIDLFTNNTGFMWEAAPRFRAMLVFVEHRYYGESLPFGGTREAAFRDAATKGYLTVAQALADYASFVLSLKANLSAPAAPVLVFGGSYGGMLAAWMRLKYPHVVMGAVASSAPILSFYGIVDPYAFYDRITDDFKSESKNCYDVLRKSWDVLYNALATKEGQALLRRTFNMCKGSSVQDIPSLLDNAVAEAAMTDYPTASGFLTALPAYPVRSMCRAIDDRQAAAAASSSGSGDGNDGNSTTALLLLSQQVRDAMNVYYNHTGAASCFGAAEDDDPYGFYDGWNWQSCTEVMMMAYGVRDGSVLPPSPFNFTDFVDDCRKDTGLPPRPFWIETEFGGYDIANVMKKSASNIIFFNGLRDPWSTGGVLKSISDSIIALVEPKGAHHVDLRFSSKDDPEWLKQVRVKETRIIARWLKQYYSDEGIAT